In the Bacillus sp. FJAT-42376 genome, AAACCGAACTATTATTTGAAACTCTTGTATAGAGTTTCGTAATAGTTCGGTTTTATTTTTTTCATGCTTTTTTAAAAACTCTGTTAAACTTGGCTGTTGATTTCCACTGCAGGCGCTCAGCGACCAGCGGGGCGGGCGGTGAGCCTCCTCTCCGCTTTGCGGCTGCGGGGTCTCACCTGTCCCGCTTGTCCCCCAGGAGTCTCACGCCTTCCGCTTCAATCAACAGGGGTTAAAAAAACAACAGCATCCTTTAACATAGCGTTTTTAAAAGAAATATTCGGCTTAAGGACAACAATTTTAGTTATGTCCCAGCCTCTGTCATCTTTATTTTGGTTTTGTCATTTCCTCTGGTACAACATATTCATCAAACTGCTCTTCTGTCAGCAAATTTAACGCTGCTGCTGCTTCCTTAAGCGTGATTCCTTCTTTATGGGCATACTTCGCGATTTTTGCTGCTTTTTCATAGCCTATATGAGGGTTTAATGCTGTAACCAGCATAAGAGAGTCATTGAGATATTTTTTAATCACTTCATGATTTGGTTCGATTCCTTTTGCACAATGCACATTGAAAGATCGGAGTGCATCCGCAAGCAGGCGGACCGATTGGAGAAAATTGTATAAAATGACCGGTTTATATACATTTAATTCAAAATTCCCCTGACTTGCTGCGAACCCTATCGCCGCGTCGTTCCCCATCACTTGTACAGCCGTCATCGTTAACGCTTCACTTTGTGTAGGGTTGACCTTCCCAGGCATAATGGAACTCCCGGGTTCATTTTCAGGTATTGAAATTTCACCTATTCCGCATCTCGGTCCGCTCGCAAGAAATCGTACATCGTTGGCAATTTTCATTGCATCCGCAGCGAGACCCTTAATAGCACCGTGCGCATAGACGATTTCATCGTGAGAGGTTAAGGCATGAAATTTGTTCGCAGACGATATAAAGGGGATGCCTGTGTAGTCAGCCATTTCTGAAGCAGCCAGATCGCCGAATTCAGGGTGCGCATTGATCCCTGTCCCGACAGCTGTTCCTCCAACCGCAAGATTAAGAAGATGTGAGGATCCTTCTTCAATCATCGCTTTTGATCTTTCAAGCATATACGACCAGCCGCTGATTTCCTGCCCAAGGGTAATAGGCGTCGCGTCCTGAAGATGAGTACGTCCGATTTTGACCAAATCCTGAAATTGATTTGCTTTATCCGTCAGTGTTTTTTGAAGCTGTCCGACTGCGGGAATCAGCTGTTCTTTTACAGCTTTTAATGCAGCGATATGCATAGCCGTCGGAAACGTATCATTCGAACTTTGTCCCATGTTTACATCATCGTTTGCATGAATCCGGATGTCCTTGTTTTCCAGCAGTTCATTCCCTCTGTGCGCAATCACTTCATTCACATTCATATTGCTTTGCGTCCCGCTGCCGGTCTGCCATACAGCGAGAGGAAATTGATCGTCCCATTTACCTTCAAGAATTTCATCACAAGCCAGAACAATTGCGTCTTTTTTTTCAGAAGAAAGCTTTCCTAATTTTTCATTTGCAATGGCTGCACTGCGTTTCAGTACAGCAAACGCATAGATCACTTCGAGCGGCATTTTTTCGGTGCCGATTTTAAAATTCTCTTTACTGCGCTGAGTTTGCGCCCCCCAAAGCTTGTCAGCCGGAACTTCTATTTCTCCCATTGTGTCTTTTTCTATTCTCGTTTCCATCATACATCCCTCCCCTGTTTACATTCCCGCCTATGCATCCCCTATAACCGGAAATTCTTCACTTAATAAGGAAAGAAGCCTTACATCCTCATATTGTCCATTCATCAGTTCATACTTTCTTAAAAGGCCTTCATAACGAAAATGAAGTTTTTCAAGAAGAAGAAGAGAAACCGTATTTTGAGGGACCACTTTTGCCTCGATCCGGTTAGCCCCCATAGAGGTAAAGGCATAATCCAAAAGAAGAACCAAGGCTTCTTGCATATAGCCATGTCCCCAATGTTTCCGTCCCAGCTCGTAGCCGATTTCACCCCTTGCATTCTCTTCATCCCACTCATTAAAGCCGCAAGTGCCCAGAATCTCATTTGTTTTTAAACTGATGATGGACCACCGATAGGCTTTTTTCTTTCCGGCAAGCGAGCGAAGGATGTAAATCATCGACCTTACCTCTGTAATGGCCGCTGCCGCTTCCATATTCAAATAGCGGACAACCTCAGGGTCAGACCAGATCGGATACAGGCTCTCCGCATCTTTCTCCTCAAGCTCGCGAAGGCGGATTTTTGTTCCCTCTTTTCGCATACAGACTCCCCTCAGCTTTGATTCTTTAATTTCAAATCCAAGTAAATGCGCTGATCTTTGGAATACTTATATTTAGGATTTGTTCTTCCATACTCTTTTGATGTATAAGAAACGGTATAATTTTTTTCAAAAGACTGAATGATCACATCCAGTTCTTCTTTGCTTCCCATTAAACGTATTTGTGCCAATATCCATCTTCCTTTTCCCTGTGATTTCAACATCGTAACGGGAACAAGCGGGAATGTCCAGAGGTAGATTCTTTCTTCAGCGCGGAATGCTCTTTATAATGGTAAGCATGAAACTTTTATTTCCCTGCTTCGTATTAAAACTTACTGACAGGAAGAGGAGGCACAAGGATGGACTCAAAGCAAACACTGCAGCAATCCTTACATGAAGTTGAAAAATGGGAGAAAGATCAGCAGGGGCTGTGGTTCTGGGAAAAAATTACCCGACTTCCTTTTAAGCTTTTAGATAAGATCACTCCTGCTTTTATCCAGAAAAAGATTGGTGTTCTTCTTGATGAAATCGGAAATTATGTACAAACCGGAGGAAAATATCTAACCCAGGAAAAAATGATGCTGAAGAAGTTATCTGTCCAGTCCGGGGTAGAAGTCGAATCAATCGAAGGGGTTTCAGAGGTCTCTGTCGAAGACATGAAAAAGGTCTGTCTCGATATTAGAGAATCGAGAGGCAATCTGGCAACTGTACAAGGCGCGTCTACCGGATTCGGAGGAATGTTTACACTGGCAATTGATATACCGGTCCTTCTTGGTCTTTCCATTAAAACTCTTCAGGAAATAGCCATTGCGCACGGGTACGATCCGAATAAAAAAGAGGAACGGATCTTTATCGTCAAATGCCTTCAATTTGCATCAGCGGATATTGTAGGGAAACAAGCGGTTTTAAATGAGCTGTCTGGCTATCATACACGCTCCCATTCAAAAGAAGTCTTCTCCCAGCTGCAGGGCTGGAGGGAAGTGATGTATTCATATCGGGATACATACGGAATTAAAAAACTGCTGCAAATGATTCCGGTTGCCGGGATGATTTTCGGGGCTTTAACCAATCGTTCGATGATTAAAGAGCTTGCTGAAACGGGAACGATGCTGTATCAAAAACGGAGGATTCTTGCAAGACTCGATGAAATCGAACAAGCAGAGCAGGAACCTCTCCAGGTGGAAGAAGAGGGAACACCTGCCCTTCCATCTGGTGAATAAAAACAAGGACTGTCTCAAAGTCTCGTTAGCTTAAAACAGGGAAACGCACCCTAAGCGTTTCCCTGTTTTCGTTTGAAGTTTGATTCATGCTGATTGAAACGGGAGGGCGGCACTCCGGCGATATGTTTATCTTTATCTTAGCTGCATTCGTGTGCTCTCTGCTGTACACCGGAAACCTGAACATCTCTTAATCTTTAATAATGAGCATGTCGGATTCATCAAATTCCCAATCAGGGCCGTATGCCACTTCCCAGTAATACCCGTCCGGATCTCTGAAATAGCCGCTGTACCCTCCCCAGGATGTCTTCTGCGGTTTTTTGGCTATTTCAGCACCTGCTTTCTTTGCCCGCTCGAACATTTGATTCACTTCTTCTTCCGACTTCGCATTATAAGCAAGTGTAATGCCCGAAAATCCCCCCGCTGACAATTCAGGCGGATTTTCTTCATTAATGTCTTTAGCCAGCTGTTCGAGAGGAAATAATTCGAGCTTTGTTCCTTGATTTTTAAAAAACACAATCACCGGTTCTTCCTCGTTTCCAATGACCGATGCTTCAAAACCAATTTGCCGGTAAAACTTAAGCGATGCTGCTATTTCCCGAACTCCAAGCGCAATTAAATTTATTCGATTCACTAAAATCCCCTCCTCTGCTTATGATTCATTTCTACTCTCATTTCGACAAAAAGACTTCTCCTCCTTCCGCCAGTCAGTCTATCGCTTTAAAAACACATCCCTTGCTTTTGCCGGCACATTCAAGGAGGCTATTTCGTTTACACCATTTGGAGGAAGGCTATAACAATACTAATCTTTCAGGAGGTGAACCTGTTATGGCTTTTGAAAAAGATACTTCGGTGCAAGAAGAAAAGATTGAAGGGAAAATGGACCAGCTGAGCCATGAAGAAATGGACAGCATTTTAAAAGATTTTAACCATTTCAAACAATTTCTGCATGACAAGGTAAAGCAGGGTGAGAAGTTAGGATTATCCGAAAACACACTGGCTAAAGCGGCAAAAACGGCTGCTGAGTATTTAGCCAATAATACCGAACCGAAAAACCGTGAAGAACATTTATTGAAGGAACTGTGGAAAACGGGGAGTGAGGAAGAACGCAAACACTTCTCACATCTTCTTGTAAAAATGGCTCAAGACGAAGGCAGATAATCTGACAGTTAAAGAAAGGATGGGTATCTTGAAAAATAAAGTCGTCATTATATCAGGAGCAACATCAGGGATTGGAATGGCAGCCGCATTACATTTTGCTGAAAAAGGTGCCCATGTATACGCACTGGGCAGAGATGAAGAGCGGGGAAGCGAGCTGGAAGAAAAAAACGGAGAACTGACAGGCTCCATTACTTTCTCAAAAACAGACGTTGACCGGGAAGACAGTGTCCGGCAGTTTTTTGAACGTTTCAGCGGGGAACAAAGAGAATTCCATGTCCTTTTTAATAATGCAGGAATCGGCAGTGCAGCAATTGGCCCGCTCAGCAGAATTGATGAGGACGACTGGGAGAAACTTTTCAGCACCAATTTAAAATCACAGTACTTTATGATTAAACATGCAGAGAAATATTTTTCAAAAGATGAACCAGTAAGCATTATCAACAACGCGGCCATTGTGGGCAGCGAAAAGTTTCCTCCT is a window encoding:
- a CDS encoding DUF3243 family protein; its protein translation is MAFEKDTSVQEEKIEGKMDQLSHEEMDSILKDFNHFKQFLHDKVKQGEKLGLSENTLAKAAKTAAEYLANNTEPKNREEHLLKELWKTGSEEERKHFSHLLVKMAQDEGR
- a CDS encoding VOC family protein, producing MNRINLIALGVREIAASLKFYRQIGFEASVIGNEEEPVIVFFKNQGTKLELFPLEQLAKDINEENPPELSAGGFSGITLAYNAKSEEEVNQMFERAKKAGAEIAKKPQKTSWGGYSGYFRDPDGYYWEVAYGPDWEFDESDMLIIKD
- a CDS encoding GNAT family protein codes for the protein MRKEGTKIRLRELEEKDAESLYPIWSDPEVVRYLNMEAAAAITEVRSMIYILRSLAGKKKAYRWSIISLKTNEILGTCGFNEWDEENARGEIGYELGRKHWGHGYMQEALVLLLDYAFTSMGANRIEAKVVPQNTVSLLLLEKLHFRYEGLLRKYELMNGQYEDVRLLSLLSEEFPVIGDA
- a CDS encoding EcsC family protein is translated as MDSKQTLQQSLHEVEKWEKDQQGLWFWEKITRLPFKLLDKITPAFIQKKIGVLLDEIGNYVQTGGKYLTQEKMMLKKLSVQSGVEVESIEGVSEVSVEDMKKVCLDIRESRGNLATVQGASTGFGGMFTLAIDIPVLLGLSIKTLQEIAIAHGYDPNKKEERIFIVKCLQFASADIVGKQAVLNELSGYHTRSHSKEVFSQLQGWREVMYSYRDTYGIKKLLQMIPVAGMIFGALTNRSMIKELAETGTMLYQKRRILARLDEIEQAEQEPLQVEEEGTPALPSGE
- a CDS encoding SDR family oxidoreductase; this translates as MKNKVVIISGATSGIGMAAALHFAEKGAHVYALGRDEERGSELEEKNGELTGSITFSKTDVDREDSVRQFFERFSGEQREFHVLFNNAGIGSAAIGPLSRIDEDDWEKLFSTNLKSQYFMIKHAEKYFSKDEPVSIINNAAIVGSEKFPPALPAYSASKAGVIALTKSLASRFAKRNVRVNAISPGPVDTRLARGLYPNEEAYEKAAKNHPRGKFGTPEEIAKAVYFLASPDSSYINGHNLIIDGGYSL
- a CDS encoding YvzF family protein, which translates into the protein MAQIRLMGSKEELDVIIQSFEKNYTVSYTSKEYGRTNPKYKYSKDQRIYLDLKLKNQS
- the fumC gene encoding class II fumarate hydratase; translated protein: METRIEKDTMGEIEVPADKLWGAQTQRSKENFKIGTEKMPLEVIYAFAVLKRSAAIANEKLGKLSSEKKDAIVLACDEILEGKWDDQFPLAVWQTGSGTQSNMNVNEVIAHRGNELLENKDIRIHANDDVNMGQSSNDTFPTAMHIAALKAVKEQLIPAVGQLQKTLTDKANQFQDLVKIGRTHLQDATPITLGQEISGWSYMLERSKAMIEEGSSHLLNLAVGGTAVGTGINAHPEFGDLAASEMADYTGIPFISSANKFHALTSHDEIVYAHGAIKGLAADAMKIANDVRFLASGPRCGIGEISIPENEPGSSIMPGKVNPTQSEALTMTAVQVMGNDAAIGFAASQGNFELNVYKPVILYNFLQSVRLLADALRSFNVHCAKGIEPNHEVIKKYLNDSLMLVTALNPHIGYEKAAKIAKYAHKEGITLKEAAAALNLLTEEQFDEYVVPEEMTKPK